The following nucleotide sequence is from Nymphalis io chromosome Z, ilAglIoxx1.1, whole genome shotgun sequence.
TATCACAATTATTAATTAGCTTTTAACAATTTACGTGAGTTACGAAACAGttattacagaatagcactgctggaaaatataaattttatcaaattatttttgaattgtaattaGATCAAAATATTTACGACAATGCGATTTCAAATATTCAGAATATGAAACTTATTATATTGAGTGCACTAATCACAGCTGCGCTAAGTGATAAGTTTCCTAGATAGATCCTTACTAaaaagtacaatattttttatataaatgtaatattataagctGAAAGATGAATTAAGCAAATAAGTTCCTTTTAAGTTATTCTTCTGGAATTGCGTCCGGTGACGTCACTCATACAAAATGTGGGTATTCCCTGGAtagctaaaatattaaatttatctaaaatcCAAGTAGTATATCCAAAAACAAACCTTCATTATTCTTAAATTcatcaaacaatatattcaacgTCTatcaaattcaatataatacacaaacatatagtaatactttatatgagccgagatggcccagtggtaagaacgcgtgaatcttaaccgatgatcgtgggttcaagcccgggcaagcaccactgacttttcatgtgcttaatttgtaattataattcatctcgtgctttacggtgaaggaaaacatcgtgaggaaacctgcatgtgtctaatttcactgaaattcagccacatgtgtattccaccaacccgcactggagcagcgtggtggaataagctccaaaccttctcctcaaaaaaagggagaggaggccttagcccagcagtgggacatttaaaggctgttactgttactgtttatattGAATTGTTTCAAGTCATATgccagggtaattacaggcacaagggcataGCATCTAGGACCTATAGTGGGACCGTACTGGCGGTATATATGACGGATCATAAttcgtacataatatataattctataaatcAATTTCTTCATAAACCTTTTTGAGTGctgtatattatactaatacattttatataacataagagtttgtttatttgtttcaacgcgctaatctcaggaTTATAACATTACGCTACGACCTTTGGGGGCGGAGCAGCAGCACGCGTTGAACtggtaacatataaaatatattttttttaagttttaattttaaattcttcaaTTGTTGTCTACAAGAAATTGCTGAGAGGCGATAAGACCGCGTTTAGTGATGCATATTGTTTCTGGTTTCTTTTTAAttgcataataatttatataatatatataatattttgtcattGTATTTACATGACAAATTATTATGGAatacttattatgtaattatttatgtaataaaataaagagaaaCAAACGCTTGTCACGTAAATAGTCTATATTTAAAGCGGGCGAAATTGCAAAGCGCAGCTACATatataacgatattatatataaaaattttctcCTAAgcgcgctgcatcttctggtaaAAGGCTTAGTAATTTTTTCAGTTAGCCGCCTCGGTCAACAATAAGGCAAGCTACGACTCATAAAACGACGTCATCGGATGCTTCAGTTCAATGGTCATTTAAAATGAACTCAAATTAGTTAATCTGTCTTGAATCGGTGTTTACGAAACTGTCAAAAAGGCCCAAGTTTTTTGTGTattcaatttgaattaattaaattccttACTGATATTTAATGAATAGCTTGAATTCCGTTGAAACGAATCGTTTATTAAAAAGTCtactattttaaatcaaaagtcAACTTCTAAAAAACTAAATACCACTTCTCCGAAACTATCCATCCGATTGGcttaaaatttgtcacagttactccttccccgacgtagacgctcactaagaacgttATTACTCACGGTtattacgcaaatcctatcgaaaatacatttttcctcTTATTCGTCCGTTCAAAGCCGGGACGCTTAGCTAGTTCATTATAGAAGCGGTACACTAACtcattgaatgaaaaaaatctttcaaatgtttagaaataaatacctttaacctgagaaaaaccggcgaaagaaactcagcgggaatgttattttaaatgtcgcATAAAACTTTACGAGTTTAGAGTTTTCTTATAACGAATATGGTATAACAAGGCAGGGCAAAGGTTCTCTATAAAAAAAGGGTTCATAtcgaagtaaatattataagtgtaatAATCAAGTTatcattttagaaaaaaatattagtttgtttttaacGAGACAGTGATTAACTTGCATATATATGCCTGTCTGCGCTTCGTGATTACTGCGTTTATTTCAACGATTAATTAtcgtgttttaaataatatggaaTCATTTATCATTGGACAACGATatcgtatgtttttatatttaacttaagcCCTGCGGTGATACGCGTGTAAAAATATTACCTCCGactttataagttaattttaatgacGATATTCATGGGTTTTAagaagtaataatttttatacttgtttttaataaaaaaacattcaattatgtcattatatatatagttatattaagtTAGGTACGTGATTTACAAATCAATGTGCtcgtattattatatgattatatataaaatgctaaatattacttgaatttttgttttttaataataatgagatcaatatcaataataaaataattacgtacaGCAGATTAGTCTATAAGTTGGAAAAATAGTCCTACGTTATATTGTGAATTGCATTGCGAATTGGTCGTTGaagatttattgtattattattcatgtattttttttaattacttatattttttatagtatagtaggACGaacatatggcccacctgatggttagtggtcaccaacgcccatagacattggcattataagaaatattaaccatcgcttacatcgccaatgcaccaccaaccttgggaactaagatgttatatcccttgtgcctgtaattacactgtctgactcaccattcaaaccggaacacaacaataccaagtattgctgttttgtggtagaatatccgatgagtgggtggtacctacccagacgagcttagacaaagccctaccagtaaaataaaatgattgaatCAATGTATTGATCCTCAATCTCCAGTAGTGCATAGAAATTAgataattttttgttgttaacaCCCGTAAGTAAATTATGTGTAGTTGCCGTAACTTTTCGAAGAATTACAATAGTTTCGAACACAGAAAAAGCCAACTATTAAAATGTGAACAAGCGAACTTGCCCATTCCAACtgcaagacaaataaacaaccgacattgaattgacgctaTATCGTTATCGTTAATGTCGTTTTATAGTTGTtatcgaaaataaaatgaaagtgaATATAGGTTGTTAATTGGTTagtaatcaagaactgtttatagtgcttAATATAGCAGGGCGCATAGCAAATCGCATAGAAAACGTAAATCTAAGGCCTTTTTATCTGTACTCCTTCTTCCATTGGAGTAGGCTATACGTTCGTAGCGTGTGTGTCTGCTGCTATGAATTGGTAGCTTTACTTTTCATTTGATACATTTTCAACCATATACCGATGTTATAAAATCTAATCttcatttcttaaaataataatttattcacacATTTCACAGCTTGGGGTAACGTGTACCAATTGTACTGCGCTGTATTCTGAACTCATTTTCAGAATATAAAAGTTCATATGATGTGTGTAAGAGCGTATGCGTAAATAAAATTCgactcaaaatcaaaatatttttttaattaaatatacttttacaagtCTGTGAATCGTTTAGCGCTACCGCcggtttaaataaatacaagtagCCAATTTTAACggcgttttaaatttttacaagactgcctcgttggtctagtggcttgatgtaaggctgcagacccggaggtcttgggttaaattcccaggtcgggccaataaaaagtttttaggtttttctttcagaaaattctcagtagcagcccaaagttggaagtgtgtacactcccgtgcctcggaaagcacgtaaagccgttggtcacgCGCCTGAGCTCTttttggtcgtgtcggattgccgtcctatcggtcCTATCGTCCTATTATGGGAGCTAGGGAaaagggagtgcacctgtgtttgcgcacacgcttgtgcactataatatctcctgcgcaggtGACTATtttttcttgagattggccgccgtggccaacaTCGGActggaggaaattattatttttacatgttgtataaatatactactaaatgaatatataactttaatatctttattttgtcTCACCCACAATATATCGTTACATTTTAAGTACCATAATTTTCTGGGTTGGTTGAATCATAAAAAGCGAATGCCCTTCGactcttaaattttaaatattaaattgataacaaattaaaaataattgaatgtttTTTCCTAGGATTCAATTGGAATAACCTTAAAACATTGTTTAGTATTTTGAAATAAGCAACCTTAACGATAATAATTACCACGAACTAAATACAACCCATTAAAgccaaatatactttattcaagttagCTATTTTAACAATCTTTGAAGGTAACTGGTAACTTTGGAATGCAGATTCTTTCGAGAGAAACTCGTTTTCGTTTcctcaaatgaaatacatagtcaattataattaaatttatatgttcttaatgtaaatcaacgaatacaagctccacgctttttatcatctatatattattaaaatgtgtatGTGTGAAGTAAAgtggtaaaataatataaatgaagtagccttaaaaatattataaataagttttttgaaGTATTAATTTCCTCAGCTATTTCAATATTGGTAATCAATTTTGcgaatatattacaaaacaatgtGGCAAAGAATTTTCGAAAACAATTTTCGATACTAAATAATTTGGCAgtgattaaagtttttattgagAATTCTGTTTTGTGGTTAATTACGGAATATACATTGACAAACCATTGCACATTGTGACGTagtatttactttattcaatgGTTCCTAACCTCTTCAATATTGTCACTCTTATGATTATGTtaaggattttattttacacCTTCCCTCAATGTTAACAATGAATACAGTGCATATAAATACAAATCgactttaataaacattaaaaaattgcaCAAAGATATTGAGAAGAAGCGGAGCTTTGATCATTGCAAGCGTATAACTTGTACAATGTTCTATAAAATAATCACAAGATTAAAATAAGTACAGCTTGTTCGTTAAAGATAGAAACCAAACGAACAACGCATCGCTGTCACTACTTTTTGTAATATTGGTTAACTTTCGAactatttctttattatgaACGATTTCGCTTTCTACTACtaacataacaataattgaCAGATATTAATGTACTCGAATAAATCTCATTAAGCCAGGGATATGTTTCGTTTTATTAGatgtattatatgaaattttattattattttttaagaaatatatataattgcatttGCGAAATTAATTGTACTTaagttaataaatgaaaaattgttatttaagtttaaattaatacaaaccaTTTACTTATAGGTTTACACATTTGCTTATACACAAAATCTGTCTTTACAGATGAGCGTCCTTCTGAGTTTGGTGCTAATAGCTTCTACGGAGGCGTTCTTCTTAAAATGGGGTTCAGATTCCGGGTAGGTGATACAACAATACCTCCTTTACAGATATACTGTAtagaaatataagttattagtATACTAAGCTAGATTAATGCATttgcgattttatttatttgcttgcGAAATTATCTTGCGAAATGATTATgtccaatttaatatttatattacgtttCGATCGTATCGGTCATTGATAATTGTGATACTATTCTTTCTAAATTGAATACATTTTGTTACAGAAGTCAGTCATCTCAGAAGTCATGGGTGCAGCCGATGTCGCCATACAGATATCAATACATGTACCCGTACGAatcaagaaaaatatatcaagtACAACAACAGCAATACGCTCAACCCGAGATGCAGATGCAACAGAACATGGCACCAATACCCATCAGCGTGCCTGCCGGAGCAAGTCTCACGCCGGTGTCTCTTCAACATGTTCAGCTCGTGCCCTGTATGTGCCCAGTGGCGCCAGAAGAAGCGGACAAACTACAAGAGCAAGCCGGCTCCGGTCCGTACGTCGCGCAAACTTACTCGCAAGCTTATTCCGTCCCGCAGCAAATGACGGTTGCAGACGCTCCAAAAACGAGCAACAAGCAGTAACATTATACAATATCCCACCAATGATTCGtgtgtttatgtaataatttatttcacttctctatttatatttacataagacTGATAGATTAAGATGGTCGTGTAATGttcggaaataaataaattaaaaaattatgataacttttatttcatatcttgttgaaatttttataatactttaatttataatcaaacaaTTGTAAATCATTCGTtagtgattttataaattatttgctttatagtttttataacttCTTCTGTATTAATTAaccataaataataactaagaaTACATAACAAaacgtttttgtttatttcagaaCTCTGTCATTTATAAGGCgcttaagaattttttttgtaatactaaACTGTAAGTACTAACAAACAaggtgttatttatattttaagaaaaatacaaggtgaaaaaataagttttttacgtgctaaaattttatagaaaatctgtttagttttttaaacagataaaactattttcatattaatgaaGCACGTGTGCCAACAGATTTATaagaatgattttttatatctgCAGTGCGCGTacgccgtttttttttttgctcaaaCGCGGCGGCCACTCAAGCCAGGAAGTTACCTCACCACTTTCATTGTGTTCTAGATATCAATCGAAATACGAAAACCGCGTGTAATAGGTGTAAGAATCACTTATATGTTATGCGGAGAATTTTAATGGACGCTTAAgataatttcaaatgttttatgtttaactGTAAGGAAGTATTTGTGTGATATTTTGAatctataatcataataattttttaattattatttatagataactgTGAGAAATGCTTTTGAAAgggcataaaatatatatatatattatgcaaataCTTCGAGTAAGTTAAGTGAAATGCTCCGC
It contains:
- the LOC126780535 gene encoding uncharacterized protein LOC126780535, which gives rise to MSVLLSLVLIASTEAFFLKWGSDSGSQSSQKSWVQPMSPYRYQYMYPYESRKIYQVQQQQYAQPEMQMQQNMAPIPISVPAGASLTPVSLQHVQLVPCMCPVAPEEADKLQEQAGSGPYVAQTYSQAYSVPQQMTVADAPKTSNKQ